In Acinetobacter wanghuae, the sequence GCAGGCGTCGGTACAGTGAATTTATTGGGTGATGCACAACGGCAAATCCGCATCGAAGTCGATCCACAAAAATTACAAGCCTACGGCATTGGCATTGACAGTGTCATTAACACCCTTAAATCTGAAAATATTGAAGTTCCGGGCGGTACGCTAAAATCAAACAATTCGGAACTGGTGATTGAGATTAATTCTAAAGTCCAACATCCGCTTGGTTTTGGTGATTTAATTGTTGCCAATAAAAGTGGCGCACCTATTTTCCTCAAACAAGTAGCAAATGTAAAAGACACTCAAGCCGAACTTGAGTCTGCTGCCTTTTTAGATGGCAAAGCAGCTGTTGCGATTGATATTTTAAGAAGCTCAGATGCCAATGTTATTGAAGTAGTCGATCGCACCTATAAAACCTTAGACACCGTCAAAAGCCAACTTCCGCAAGGCACATCACTAAAAGTGGTCGTGGATTCATCTAAAAGTATTCGTGGCAGTATTGCCGATGTGGCGCGCACCATCGTTGAAGGTGCTGTGCTTGCCGTACTGATTGTACTGTTATTCTTAGGCTCATTCCGTTCTACAGCAATTACTGGATTAACGCTGCCGATTGCCCTACTTGGCACGCTCACTTTTATTTGGGCATTTGGTTTTACCATCAACATGATGACCTTACTTGCCTTATCACTCAGTATTGGTCTGCTGATTGATGATGCAATTGTGGTGCGAGAAAATATTGTGCGTCATGCCGATATGGGCAAAGACCATACGACCGCAGCCCTAGATGGGACGAAAGAAATTGGACTTGCTGTTTTAGCAACAACCTTGACGATTGTTGCTGTGTTCTTACCTGTGGCATTTATGGGCGGGATTATTGGGCGTTTCTTCTATCAATTTGGGGTGACGGTCAGTGCTGCCGTACTGATTTCCATGTTTGTCAGCTTTACCCTTGACCCGATGCTCTCTGCACATTGGGCAGAAAAGAAACCGGATCCCAATAAAAAGCCGAGTGCTTTAAAACGCTTCTTTAACTTTATCTCGAGCAAACTGGATAACTTAAGCCACGTCTACGAAAAGCTGCTTAAACTTGCACTTCGTTTCCGTTTCATCACGATTGTGATTGCGGTGGCATCACTCTTTGGTGCGCTGGGTTTATCCAAAATGATTGGAACAGAGTTTGTGCCTGTACCCGATAAAGGTGAAATTCGAATTAAGTTTGAAACCCCTGTCGATGCAACCTTGGAATATTCGCAAGCTAAGCTGCAACAAGTTGAACAGGTGATTCGTCAACATCCAGATACCCGTGGCACTTATGGTGTCATTAATGGATTGACTGATCGTGGTAAAAATCATGTGAGTATTCGTGTGACCGTGACCCCGCGTACTGAGCGTGAAAAAAGCTTAAGTGATATTAACAACGAATTCCGTGAACGTCTTAAAAGTATTGCCGGCATCAGCGTGACTTCAGTTGCCTCTGCGGATGAAACCGTATCGGGCGGTCAAAAACCGATTATGATTTCAATTAAAGGTCCTGATCTAAACGAGCTGCAAAAAATCTCAGATCGCTTTATGCTGGAAATGGCAAAAATTGATGGCGTGGTTGATTTAGAAACCTCACTCAAAGAACCAAAACCAACACTAGATATGCAAATTAATCGGGTGTTGGCGAGTGATTTAGGTCTATCCGTCAATCAAATTGCCAATGCGGTACGCCCACTCATTGCGGGCGATGATGTCACCACTTGGCAAGATCCAAAAGGTGAAACCTACGATGTCAATCTGCGCTTAGCAGAAAGTAAACGTACTTTACCGAGTGATTTGCAAAATATGTATGTGACATCATCTAAAACAGATGCAAATGGTCAACCTATTCTCACACCACTTGCTAGCGTAGCAAAATTTGAAGAAAAACTGGGTGCTTCGCAAATTAACCGTCGTGACCTTGCCCGTGAAGTACTCATTAAAGCCAATACCTCTGGACGTCCTTCAGGTGACATCGGTACGGATATTAGTGCGATGCAAGAAACCTTTGAGCTACCTACAGGTTATAGCTTTGATACACAAGGCTCGAATGCAGACATGGCAGAATCGGCAGGCTATGCTTTAACGGCAATTACCCTGTCGATTGTATTTATTTATATTGTGCTCGGTTCACAGTTCAATAGCTTTATCCACCCTGCATCGATTATGGCATCACTGCCACTGTCCTTAATTGGTGTGTTCTTGGCATTGTTCTTGTTTAACTCCACCATGAACTTATTCTCGATTATCGGGATTATTATGTTAATGGGGCTTGTGACCAAGAATGCGATTCTCCTCATCGACTTTATTAAAAAAGCGATGGATCGTGGCGAAGATCGTTATGATGCCATTATTGCAGCGGGTAAAACGCGACTCCGTCCGATTTTAATGACCACAAGTGCGATGGTGATGGGCATGGTGCCGCTGTCTTTAGGTTTAGGCGAAGGCGGCGAACAAAGCGCACCGATGGCACATGCCGTGATTGGCGGTGTGATTACCTCGACCCTACTGACCTTGGTGGTGGTTCCTGTGATCTTTACCTATTTAGATGACTTTAAGAATTTTATGTCGCGCCAAGCCCGTAAAATCATGTCATAATTTAATCCAGCTTAATGAGGTGACATGGATCAATGTTCACCTCATTTTTTATTGTATAATCTCTGCTTTAACGCTTAATTTTTTAGGACAGTTTCCATGCGCGCGAGTCGCTTTTTATTTGCAACGTTAAGAGAAACCCCAAACGATGCTGAAGTTATTTCTCATCAGCTCATGCTTCGTGCCGGTATGATTCGTAAATTGGCTTCAGGTTTATACACTTGGCTGCCGATGGGTGTACGCGTTTTAAATAAAGTTGAAGCGATTATTCGCGAAGAAATGGATCGTGTTGGCTCACTTCAAGTATTGATGCCTGTGACTCAGCCTGCATCACTATGGGAAGAATCAGGTCGTTTTGTGCAATATGGTCCTGAACTATTACGTTTTAAAGATCGTCACAGCAATGACTTTGTACTTGGCCCAACACACGAAGAAGTAATTACTGACCTTGCACGTAATGAGCTTAAAAGCTACAAGCAATTACCTGCAAACTTCTACCAAGTTCAAACTAAATTCCGTGATGAAATTCGTCCACGTTTTGGTGTGATGCGTTCACGTGAATTCGTAATGAAAGATGCGTATTCTTTCCATATCGATCAAGAATCTCTACAAAAAACCTATGACGATATGTATGCGGCGTACTGCAAAATCTTTACTCGTTTAGGTTTGAACTTCCGTCCTGTGCAAGCCGATACCGGTTCAATCGGTGGTTCAGGTTCACACGAATTCCACGTTTTAGCATCAAGCGGTGAAGATGATATTGCATTCTCAACTGAATCTGACTATGCAGCGAACGTTGAAATGGCAGAAGCAGTACTTGTAGGTGAGCGTGCAGCTCCAACACAAGAACTCAAAGTTGTAGATACGCCAAATCAAAAAACCATCGCAGAAGTTTCAAACTTCTTAGGGACAGATGCAGCTCAATCTGTTAAAGCACTCCTTGTACAAGGTGTTGCGGAAGAAGGTAAAGATGCTCCTGTCGTGGCGTTATTCTTACGTGGTGACCACGAACTCAATGAAATTAAAGCTGAAAAACATCCTTTAATTGCAGCGCCACTTGCATTTGCAACTGAAGAACAGCTTGCAAAGCTTGGCTTAACTGCAGGTTTCGTGGGTCCTCAAGGTCTTGTTGAAAAAGGTGTGATAGTAATTGTTGACCGTGCTGCATCTGTGCTTTCAGACTTTGTTGCCGGTGCAAATATTGCTCACAAACACGCAACCGGTGTCAACTGGGAACGTGATGCACAGTTCACTGAAGTTTACGACTTACGTAATGTGGTAGAAGGCGATCCTTCTCCAGATGGTAAAGGCACTCTACAAATTAAACGTGGTATTGAAGTCGGTCATATCTTCCAATTGGGGCAAAAATACTCTGAAGCTTTAGGCTGTAAAGTCTTGGGTAAAGATGGTAAACCAACTGTAGTCACTATGGGTTGTTACGGCATTGGTGTAACACGTGTGGTAGCGTCTGCCATTGAACAAAACTTTGACGAAAAAGGCATTATTTGGCCGACCTCGATTACACCGTTTGAAGTTGCGATTGTGCCAATGAATGCACACAAGTCACCACGTACTGTAGAAGCAGCAGAAAGCTTATATGCTGAACTTCAAGCTGCAGGTTGTGACGTGTTACTGGATGACCGTGATGAACGTCCAGGCGTAAAATTCTCTGACCTTGAAATTACGGGTATTCCACACCGTATTGTGATTGGTGAAAAAGGTTTGGATGCCGGTACGTTTGAATATAAAGGTCGCCGTGATGCTGAATCAGTCAATATTTCGAAAGCAGAATTATTGGCGAAAATTGCTAAATAATTTGATTTAGATGCAAAAAATCCCGCGACATGCGGGATTTTTTATATCTTGGATTCTTTATTAGCAGAATTTAAGACCGCCGAAGCAATTGGATTTAAAATTTTGACCTTGCAGTGTTAAATTAACTAGAGGAAAATCTAAAGATGTTGTAAGCGGTATATTTCCAACACCAAGCGTGCTTCCTCCAATACAGCCTGATAGCAGATTACCGCAAGCTCGAGGATTATCAGTTAAATTTTTACTGATACCGGCAATGGTCTGCTGTAATACAGCATTTGAAATGTCTACATTTGTTGTTGGGCTTAAACTTCCTAAATCAACCTCATCCTCCATTGCAAGCCACCAGCCTTTATTGGCCCCAGCTGAAGCACCTGGCCATAAAAGGTTAACCTGCTGCAAAGACAAGGAAGCTGCATTATTTAAATATAAGGCATGGATTAACCCCAAATCTTGGGAAACCGAAATATCAGTTTTTAACCCTGTAATATTACCAGTTACAACTTTATCTAAATTCAAAAGACCTAAGACTTGGGCTGTTAAATCTCCATAGAAGTCTAATTGGCCAACAGTGCCTGACCCCTTAAGATCGACTTTGGTCATTCTTGAGCCCGATACTTGAGTAGAATTGATAGTAAATGGCGCATAGGCTGATTTTAAAATAAGATCGTATCCATTTGACTCATAACTAATTTCAAGACCTGAAGAACAAGAGTCACCTATTAAACATCCTGAGACTTTACCTTTAATAGGGTAATTGAATGTATTTTTGTCATAAATCATATGTCGTTCATTAGTAATTGCTGTTCCAGAAGCTTCTTTGGTTTTCATATAACCACTAAAAGATTTAATTCCATTCGGCGTTGAACTATTCTCCGTACCAAGTGTCATTAGACCAGCAATTTTTTCAGCGCTTACTCTAAAACCCAAAACTTCTCTAGTTGAAGCTAAAGTAGGATTTTTAATCGCAAATTGTATAAAAGGGTTTGTAATAACCGCCGATGTAGCAGCACGCTCATCAGATGTATAATCGCTTTTTATTGTTCCATCTGCATTTTTCACTAAGCCACT encodes:
- a CDS encoding proline--tRNA ligase, which gives rise to MRASRFLFATLRETPNDAEVISHQLMLRAGMIRKLASGLYTWLPMGVRVLNKVEAIIREEMDRVGSLQVLMPVTQPASLWEESGRFVQYGPELLRFKDRHSNDFVLGPTHEEVITDLARNELKSYKQLPANFYQVQTKFRDEIRPRFGVMRSREFVMKDAYSFHIDQESLQKTYDDMYAAYCKIFTRLGLNFRPVQADTGSIGGSGSHEFHVLASSGEDDIAFSTESDYAANVEMAEAVLVGERAAPTQELKVVDTPNQKTIAEVSNFLGTDAAQSVKALLVQGVAEEGKDAPVVALFLRGDHELNEIKAEKHPLIAAPLAFATEEQLAKLGLTAGFVGPQGLVEKGVIVIVDRAASVLSDFVAGANIAHKHATGVNWERDAQFTEVYDLRNVVEGDPSPDGKGTLQIKRGIEVGHIFQLGQKYSEALGCKVLGKDGKPTVVTMGCYGIGVTRVVASAIEQNFDEKGIIWPTSITPFEVAIVPMNAHKSPRTVEAAESLYAELQAAGCDVLLDDRDERPGVKFSDLEITGIPHRIVIGEKGLDAGTFEYKGRRDAESVNISKAELLAKIAK
- a CDS encoding efflux RND transporter permease subunit: MWLTRISVKYPVFTIMMMFCLMVLGLASWQRMGVEEFPDVDFPFVVIYTNYPGASPETVESEITKKLEDQINTISGLKQVISQSSEGLSMITTEFNLDVSSTTAAQDIRDKISSVTAEFRDEIQDPIVERYDPTSNAIMSIVFESNNMDLKSLSSYLDQRVVPQLRTVAGVGTVNLLGDAQRQIRIEVDPQKLQAYGIGIDSVINTLKSENIEVPGGTLKSNNSELVIEINSKVQHPLGFGDLIVANKSGAPIFLKQVANVKDTQAELESAAFLDGKAAVAIDILRSSDANVIEVVDRTYKTLDTVKSQLPQGTSLKVVVDSSKSIRGSIADVARTIVEGAVLAVLIVLLFLGSFRSTAITGLTLPIALLGTLTFIWAFGFTINMMTLLALSLSIGLLIDDAIVVRENIVRHADMGKDHTTAALDGTKEIGLAVLATTLTIVAVFLPVAFMGGIIGRFFYQFGVTVSAAVLISMFVSFTLDPMLSAHWAEKKPDPNKKPSALKRFFNFISSKLDNLSHVYEKLLKLALRFRFITIVIAVASLFGALGLSKMIGTEFVPVPDKGEIRIKFETPVDATLEYSQAKLQQVEQVIRQHPDTRGTYGVINGLTDRGKNHVSIRVTVTPRTEREKSLSDINNEFRERLKSIAGISVTSVASADETVSGGQKPIMISIKGPDLNELQKISDRFMLEMAKIDGVVDLETSLKEPKPTLDMQINRVLASDLGLSVNQIANAVRPLIAGDDVTTWQDPKGETYDVNLRLAESKRTLPSDLQNMYVTSSKTDANGQPILTPLASVAKFEEKLGASQINRRDLAREVLIKANTSGRPSGDIGTDISAMQETFELPTGYSFDTQGSNADMAESAGYALTAITLSIVFIYIVLGSQFNSFIHPASIMASLPLSLIGVFLALFLFNSTMNLFSIIGIIMLMGLVTKNAILLIDFIKKAMDRGEDRYDAIIAAGKTRLRPILMTTSAMVMGMVPLSLGLGEGGEQSAPMAHAVIGGVITSTLLTLVVVPVIFTYLDDFKNFMSRQARKIMS